In Gopherus flavomarginatus isolate rGopFla2 unplaced genomic scaffold, rGopFla2.mat.asm mat_scaffold_2163_arrow_ctg1, whole genome shotgun sequence, the following proteins share a genomic window:
- the LOC127042077 gene encoding olfactory receptor 14A16-like, with amino-acid sequence MSNQTIVTEFLLLGFSDMQEEQILHFLVFLVIYLAALVGNLLIITVIALDQHLHTPMYFFLGNLSFLDLCYISVTVPKSMADSLTNNRLISFSGCVIQVFLVITFAGAELAFLTVMAYDRYIEICRPLHYKVTMNRGACAQMAVGSWISSMMCSVLHTTNTFRLHFCGSNVIAQFFCDIPQLLKISCSDTHANVIAVIVLVSLVDVFCFVLIVVSYIHIFSTVMRIPSEQGRYKAFSTCIPHLAVFCLFISTASFTYMRPRSMSSTSLDLMAAVLYCVVPPLMNPIIYSLRNKEIKGSLWKMIGRIFFLKRNELLTLKS; translated from the coding sequence atgtccaaccaaaccatCGTGACTGAGTTCCtcctcctgggattctctgacatGCAGGAAGAGCAGATTTTACATTTCCTGGTGTTTCTAGTGATTTACCTGGCAGCCCTGGTggggaatcttctcatcatcacCGTCATAGCCCTTGAccagcaccttcacacccccatgtactttttcctggGCAATTTATCCTTCCTAGACCTCTGCTACATCTCAGTCACGGTTCCCAAGTCCATGGCTGACTCCCTAACCAACAACAGACTCATCTCTTTCTCTGGATGTGTCATCCAAGTCTTTCTGGTTATAACTtttgcaggagcagagctggcctTTCTCACGGTGATGGCGTATGATCGCTACATTGAAATCTGCCGACCTCTACATTATAAGGTGACTATGAACAGAGGTGCATGTGCCCAGATGGCAGTTGGTTCATGGATCAGCAGCATGATGTGCTCTGTATTACACACAACTAATACCTTTAGGTTACATTTCTGTGGGTCCAATGTTATCGCTCAGTTTTTCTGTGATATCCCACAGTTGCTAAAAATCTCTTGCTCTGATACACATGCTAATGTAATTGCCGTGATTGTCCTTGTGTCCCTTGTAGATGTGTTCTGCTTTGTATTGATAGTTGTGTCCTACATTCACATCTTCTCCACGGTGatgagaatcccctctgagcagggcaggtacaaagccttctccacctgtatCCCTCACCTggctgttttttgtttatttatcagTACAGCATCATTTACGTACATGAGGCCCAGGTCAATGTCTTCAACATCTCTGGACTTGATGGCTGCTGTGTTGTATTGTGTGGTGCCACCACTAATGAATCCAATCATTTACAGTCTAAGAAACAAAGAGATAAAAGGGTCTCTATGGAAAATGATAGGCAGGATATTTTTTCTCAAGAGAAATGAACTCCTCACACTGAAGTCTTAG